The Marivirga tractuosa DSM 4126 genome contains the following window.
GCAAAAAATGAGACTTATCTGAATCAGAAGATAATGTAAGGGTAGATAATTTTACGTATCCCAAAACTCACTTAAAAACCACCATAACTTAAAATCAACCCTTAACCACCTCTTTTCTTTTCAAATTTTCACAGTTTTCGATAGTGCAATCTCCATAAAAAACTAAAGAATGGTTTTTAATATCTGAGCCTAATGATTTTCCAACCCGTTTTTTAATATCTTCTATGCTAGGATCTAAAAATTCTTTGATTTTTAGACAATTATTACAAACCAAGTGATCATGATGTTCATAGGTAAGTGCTGGTTCATAAAGTGCATTTTTATCTTTGAAATTATGCTTCACTACTAAACCACATTCTACCAATAAATCAATAGAATTATAAACTGTAGCACGAGAAATTGTATATTCCTTATTCCGCATTCTCAAGAAAAGGGTTTCTACATCGATATGCTCATCTTGAGGCAAATAGTATAGTTCTTCCAAAACCGAATAACGTTCTGCTGTTTTTCTTAAGTGTTGGTCATTCAAATATTCATCTAATATATTTTTTGCGCGCTGCAAAATTTCCTTCATCACCGGCTTAGACATCGACATCTTTCAATCTATTTATTTTTAAAGACTAAGTTAAGTTTTGAATGTGAAGTTTGAAATATCATAGCTGGTTTTTATTAAAGTTTAAAGACATTCTAAACAAGAATTCTTGAATTAACCTATAGGATATTTACAAAAGTTCACAAAATTAACTAGATTAACGAATGATTAATCTCAAGCCGAAGCCTGACTTAAGTCATGTTTTTGGACTGCTACAGCTATTACTTTTGAAAAATAAAAATTAGCCATTAATGAGTATATCAACAGCAAAAGAAAAAAACCTTGAATGTAGCCACTGTGGAGAAAAATGCGACCAAGAGCTAATCGAAAGCAATGGTCAGAATTTCTGCTGTGAGGGCTGCCGAACGGTCTATGAAATTTTGCTGGAAAACGACCTTGATAACTTCTATTGTGTTGCAGACGCTCCAGGTGTAAGTTCTAAAAAGAAAAAAGCCAGTAACTTCGAATTTCTCAAAGATGAGGCTTTTGCGAATAGCCTTTTAGATTTCAAAAATGAAGAAATTAGTAAGGTAAGATTCTATATTCCCGCCATTCATTGCAGCGCTTGTATCTGGCTTTTAGAAAAATTATATAAACTTAACTCTGGCATCATCAGTAGTCGAGTAGATTTCAATAAGAAAACAGTCATTATCTCATTTAAGCATCAGGAAATTGCTCTTTTGGAATTAGTGAAGCTATTAGACTCCATCGCATACACTCCTGATATTCAGTTAGAAAAATCTAAATCCAATACTTCTCCTTACAGAAGAATTTGGCTACAAATTGGAATTGCTGGATTTGTTTTTGGAAATAGTATGCTGTTTAGTTTACCGGAATACTTCGGGCTGAACTTGTTCGATGATGATATCATTTCGAAGATATTCCCTTTCCTTAATGCGGTATTGGCGCTACCAGTAGTATTTTTTGCCGCACAAGATTATTTCAAATCAGCATGGGGAGTGCTCAAGCAAAAGCAAATCAATATGGATGTGCCGATTAGTATAGGGATCGTTACATTATTTGTCTATAGTTATCACATCATCTTTTTCCAGTCTGGTTTGGGTTATATCGACTCACTTTCCGGGCTGGTTTTTTTCCTTTTATTAGGGAAATACTATCAACAAAAAACATTCGACCATTTAAGGTTCGATAGAGATATTCAGTCCTTCTTCCCTTTATCTGTAACCAAAATAAAAGGACAGCAAGAAGAACAAGTATTGCTCAATAGCATAATTCCTTCCGATATTTTAAAAATCAGAAATGAAGAAATCATTCCTGCTGATAGTCTTTTGATTTCAGATGAGGCTTCTATCGATTATAGTTTTGTCACAGGCGAATCCTTACCTGAAATCAAGCAAAAAGAAGAATTGATTTATGCTGGCGGAAGATTAAAAGGTGCTTCTATTTTGGTGCAAGTGAAGAAAAGTCCTTCACAAAGCTATTTAGCTCAACTTTGGGATGATGAATCCATTCAACAAGGCGCAAAAGCACAAGTTCAAAGCACGGCAGATAAAATCAGTAAATATTTCACTGCAGTTGTTTTAGCCATTGCTTTCATAGCTTTTGGTAGCTGGCTTTATTTAGGGGATTTTGAAAGTGGGATAAGAGCTTTTACCACAGTGCTGATTGTAGCTTGCCCTTGTGCACTAGCATTGGCCACACCTGTCACTTTAGGTTATGCCATGAGAATGTTGAGCAAAGCTGGATTTTTTGTAAAAAGCACTCAGTCAGTAGAGGATTTATCCAAAATTGATTCAATTGTTTTCGACAAAACAGGTACGCTTACATTTTCAGATAAAGCTGAGGTAGTTTTTGTAGGAAATATGCCAGAACATAAAGTATTAGCCGCTGTCAAAACTTTATTTAATCAATCCAAGCATCCATTATCTCAAATTATTTACAACTGGCTACCTTTTTATCCAACTCAAGAAATTGAGGATTATAAGGAAATAAGTGGACAAGGAATTAGTGCCAAAGTAAACGGACAAATCATCAAATTAGGCAAGAAGCAATTTGTGGATAATCAGGCAACTGATTTTGACAAAAAAGCCAATAGCTCTCAAGTTTTCATCAATGTAGATGGCTTGACTTATGGATCCTTCAATGTAAAGCATGTATTCAGAGAAAATATAGGTGATTTATTCGACAGCCTGAAGACTGATTACAAATTGAATTTATTATCGGGTGACCAAGCTGCAGAGAAAGAATACTTAACTCAATGGTTAGCAGAGGAAAATATGCATTTCGAACAATTGCCAGGAGACAAAAAAGAATTCATCACGAAATGGCAAGATGCTCAGCAAAAAGTTATGATGGCCGGTGACGGATTAAATGATTCCGCTGCCTTACGCAAAAGTGACTTTGGTTTGGCTATTACTGAATCTACAAGGCAATTTAGCCCTGCTTGTGATGGCATTCTTCTGGGCGAGAATTTGAAGCAATTACCTAATATCATGAAATTTTCAAAAGCCGCATTCAAATTAGTGATAGCAGGCTTTATACTCTCATTTTTATATAATGTGGTGGGCTTAAGTTTTGCAGTTCAAGCACTTTTATCACCCGTAATAGCGGCTATTTTAATGCCAATCAGTTCATTCTCAGTGGTGCTTTTAGCAACCCTTGGAACACGCTATCTAGCAAATAAATATTTATTGGGAACTGAAAAAAGCAGAGATATATGAACATACTAGTAGTATTAATAATAGTGAGTTTGATAGTAGCAAGTGGCTTTTTAGTGGCTTTTATTTGGGCTGTACGTTCCGGACAATTCGATGATGCCTCCACTCCATCTTACCGCATGTTGTGGGATGATGCCATCACTAAAAAAGAAAATAAATCAAGTAATCAATCAACAAATCATAAACAAGAATCACATGGAAATTGAAAAGTTTCATTATGACAACAAAGTCGTCAAATACTTTGCTATAGCAACAGTAGTTTGGGGCGCCATAGGGATGCTGGTTGGTCTTTTGGCCGCAACCCAGCTATTTGCACCTGAGGCTAATTTAGGTTCGGAATATACTACCTTCGGTAGGATAAGGCCATTGCACACCAATGCTGTTATTTTTGCATTTGTGGGGAATGCCATCTTTGCCGGAGTTTATTACTCCATGCAGAGATTACTGAAAACCAGAATGTTCAGTGACAC
Protein-coding sequences here:
- a CDS encoding Fur family transcriptional regulator; amino-acid sequence: MSMSKPVMKEILQRAKNILDEYLNDQHLRKTAERYSVLEELYYLPQDEHIDVETLFLRMRNKEYTISRATVYNSIDLLVECGLVVKHNFKDKNALYEPALTYEHHDHLVCNNCLKIKEFLDPSIEDIKKRVGKSLGSDIKNHSLVFYGDCTIENCENLKRKEVVKG
- a CDS encoding heavy metal translocating P-type ATPase: MSISTAKEKNLECSHCGEKCDQELIESNGQNFCCEGCRTVYEILLENDLDNFYCVADAPGVSSKKKKASNFEFLKDEAFANSLLDFKNEEISKVRFYIPAIHCSACIWLLEKLYKLNSGIISSRVDFNKKTVIISFKHQEIALLELVKLLDSIAYTPDIQLEKSKSNTSPYRRIWLQIGIAGFVFGNSMLFSLPEYFGLNLFDDDIISKIFPFLNAVLALPVVFFAAQDYFKSAWGVLKQKQINMDVPISIGIVTLFVYSYHIIFFQSGLGYIDSLSGLVFFLLLGKYYQQKTFDHLRFDRDIQSFFPLSVTKIKGQQEEQVLLNSIIPSDILKIRNEEIIPADSLLISDEASIDYSFVTGESLPEIKQKEELIYAGGRLKGASILVQVKKSPSQSYLAQLWDDESIQQGAKAQVQSTADKISKYFTAVVLAIAFIAFGSWLYLGDFESGIRAFTTVLIVACPCALALATPVTLGYAMRMLSKAGFFVKSTQSVEDLSKIDSIVFDKTGTLTFSDKAEVVFVGNMPEHKVLAAVKTLFNQSKHPLSQIIYNWLPFYPTQEIEDYKEISGQGISAKVNGQIIKLGKKQFVDNQATDFDKKANSSQVFINVDGLTYGSFNVKHVFRENIGDLFDSLKTDYKLNLLSGDQAAEKEYLTQWLAEENMHFEQLPGDKKEFITKWQDAQQKVMMAGDGLNDSAALRKSDFGLAITESTRQFSPACDGILLGENLKQLPNIMKFSKAAFKLVIAGFILSFLYNVVGLSFAVQALLSPVIAAILMPISSFSVVLLATLGTRYLANKYLLGTEKSRDI
- the ccoS gene encoding cbb3-type cytochrome oxidase assembly protein CcoS is translated as MNILVVLIIVSLIVASGFLVAFIWAVRSGQFDDASTPSYRMLWDDAITKKENKSSNQSTNHKQESHGN